The sequence TCCCTTCTATATAATATATTTATTTTAAGTCAGGGGGGAAAGCTATGTTTAGAAAAAGAAGATTTTCCTTATTTAGAGGAGTTAGAATTAAAAAGTTTCGTTTAATAGGTTTCTTAATTATGATACTTTTTATATATTCATCAGTGAGAACATTTATTTTTATTGAAACAAATCTTAGACCTACCATTATTTCAATAGCAGAAGCCCGTGCAAAGGTAATTGCAACTGAAGCCATAAACAACGCCATAGACCTACACATAGCTAGAGAGAGTAGATACGAGCATTTAATTTTTGTTCAAAAAGATTATCAAGGTAACATAGCAATGGCTGAAGTTAATAACATGGAGATCGCTAGGATACAGACACTTACCATAATGAATGTACAAGATACTTTAAAAAGAATAAAATCAGAAAAAATAAGGATACCCTTAGGTCAGGCCCTGGGCAGTGAGATTCTAGCAAATTACGGACCTAAAATTCCAGTAACACTTGTACCAATAGGTACCGTACAAGCAGGAATCACTCAAAAATTTAACCCAGCAGGTATAAATATAGTGTCGCATGAAGTTGGTATAGATATAGAAGCAGAGGTACAGATAATTATACCCTTTGTTTCATCAGCAGTGACAGTTACTACATATACCCCCATTGTAACAGCTACATACTTTGGCAAAGTTCCTGATACTGTAATAAATCTACCACTAGGTCAAAATTTTGAAATACCGTCTGTCATAGAAGGGTTGGAGTAACAAAATTTTTAAGATAATAGCTTACTCCACAAATCTATATGTTTACTACTGGACAACTTTATTAAGATCCTACAATAAAGCTCTATTTATAATAGTATAAATACAATCAATATTCAGGTGTAATCTTTTATTACTAAGTTTTTTTAAAGACCACATTAAGTCCCAAAAAATAACATTGACCAAAGGGTTAAAATAATATATTATATTTCTAGTCGCTAATATAGCGGCTTTTAAATTTTTAAATTATATTTAACGAGAAAATGTTTTAAGAAAACAATCAAAAAAACTATTGACAAAGAGAAGTAAAAATGATAAGATAGATTTTGTCGCCAAGAGGTGATGAAACAAAAAAAAGTAGCACGAGCTACTGACGGTTCTTTGAAAATTGAACAGCACTATACCATAAGAAATACAACTTGGTAAACAAGTTAATTCGAATTTGAGTTTAAAGTGATTACTTGGGTGAACGAAGTTCACCTGAGGCCAGACGAAAGTCTGAAGTCAGTAATCAACGCATTAAGTTATTAGTATTTAGCTATCTGCTAACTGCGAATAACGAACTGCGAATGATATAACTTTTCAATTTAATGGAGAGTTTGATCCTGGCTCAGGACGAACGCTGGCGGCATGCCTCACACATGCAAGTCGAACGGAGTTTAGTAGAAAGCTTGCTTTTTACTAAACTTAGTGGCGGACGGGTGAGTAACACGTGGGCAACCTGCCCTACAGCTCGGGATACCATCGGGAAACTGATGTTAATACCGGATACGCTTCATGAATCGCATGGTTTATGGAGGAAAGATTTATCGCTGTAGGATGGGCCCGCGGTCCATTAGCTAGTTGGTAGGGTAACGGCCTACCAAGGCGACGATGGATAGCTGGTCTGAGAGGACGATCAGCCACACTGGGACTGAGACACGGCCCAGACTCCTACGGGAGGCAGCAGTGGGGAATATTGCGCAATGGGGGCAACCCTGACGCAGCAATGCCGCGTGAAGGATGAAGGCTTTCGAGTCGTAAACTTCTGTCTAGAGGGATGAATAATGACAGTACCTCTGGAGGAAGCCCCGGCTAACTACGTGCCAGCAGCCGCGGTAATACGTAGGGGGCAAGCGTTGTCCGGAATCACTGGGCGTAAAGCGCGCGTAGGTGGTCTAGTAAGTCAGATGTTAAAATGCGGGGCTCAACCCCGTAATGCATTTGAAACTGCTGGACTTGAGGACAGGAGAGGAAAGTGGAATTCCTAGTGTAGCGGTGAAATGCGTAGATATTAGGAGGAACACCAGTGGCGAAGGCGACTTTCTGGACTGTACCTGACACTGAGGTGCGAAAGCGTGGGGAGCAAACAGGATTAGATACCCTGGTAGTCCACGCCGTAAACGATGGGTACTAGGTGTAGGGGGTTTAGATACCCTCTGTGCCGCAGTTAACGCATTAAGTACCCCGCCTGGGGAGTACGATCGCAAGATTGAAACTCAAAGGAATTGACGGGGGCCCGCACAAGCAGCGGAGCATGTGGTTTAATTCGAAGCAACGCGAAGAACCTTACCAGGACTTGACATCCTCTGAAGCTATTAGAGATAATAGTGTCCCTTCGGGGCAGAGAGACAGGTGGTGCATGGTTGTCGTCAGCTCGTGTCGTGAGATGTTGGGTTAAGTCCCGCAACGAGCGCAACCCTTATCTTTAGTTGCCAGCAAGTAATGTTGGGCACTCTAGAGAGACTGCCGGTGATAAACCGGAGGAAGGTGGGGATGACGTCAAATCATCATGCCCCTTATGTCCTGGGCTACACACGTGCTACAATGGCCTGAACAACGGGAAGCGAAGGAGTGATCTGGAGCAAATCCCTTAAAACAGGTCTCAGTTCGGATTGTAGGCTGCAACTCGCCTACATGAAGTCGGAGTTGCTAGTAATCGCGGATCAGAATGTCGCGGTGAATGCGTTCCCGGGCCTTGTACACACCGCCCGTCACACCACGAAAGTTTACAACACCCGAAGCCGGTGGGCTAACCTTTTAGGAGGCAGCCGTCGAAGGTGGGGTAGATGATTGGGGTGAAGTCGTAACAAGGTAGCCGTATCGGAAGGTGCGGCTGGATCACCTCCTTTCTAAGGAGACACTGATATCACATTAAGCGATATCTACTTCTTATCGCTGCTAAAGCTATGCTTTAGTCAGCATCGTACTTCATTTTTATCAAGAATGTTCACCTTGTAAAAATGGATACGTACCTTAATTTACAAAACAAAATCACAACTCAAATATGGTATATGCTGTCCAATTTTGAAAGAACTAGTTTCTTTCAAAAATGTGGGGGTGTAGCTCAGCTGGGAGAGCACCTGCCTTGCACGCAGGGGGTCAGCGGTTCGATCCCGCTCATCTCCACCACTTTATTTTCTAAAATTTCGTTTTAGAAAATAAATACAGAAAAAGGACCCAGAGCCTTTTTGCAAAGACGGTTCACCTTTGCAAAGCTTTTGACCTTAAAACAATTAAATTAACTAGGGCCTATAGCTCAGCCGGTTAGAGCGCACGCCTGATAAGCGTGAGGTCGGTGGTTCGAGTCCACCTAGGCCCACCACTAATTTGCTTTAAAAATGCTTATGCATTTTTAAATATATGATCTTTGAAAACTACACACGAAATTCAATAAGCAAAGGTTAGTTAACTGTAACAAGTTAACGAAAAACAAAGAGTGTTCTTAGAGCAATAAACGATCAAATGCGTAAGCATTTATTTGGTCAAGTTACTAAGGGCGCACGGCGGATGCCTTGGCGCTAGGAGCCGAAGAAGGACGTAGCGAACTACGAAA comes from Alkalicella caledoniensis and encodes:
- the yunB gene encoding sporulation protein YunB; this translates as MFRKRRFSLFRGVRIKKFRLIGFLIMILFIYSSVRTFIFIETNLRPTIISIAEARAKVIATEAINNAIDLHIARESRYEHLIFVQKDYQGNIAMAEVNNMEIARIQTLTIMNVQDTLKRIKSEKIRIPLGQALGSEILANYGPKIPVTLVPIGTVQAGITQKFNPAGINIVSHEVGIDIEAEVQIIIPFVSSAVTVTTYTPIVTATYFGKVPDTVINLPLGQNFEIPSVIEGLE